One part of the Sorangiineae bacterium MSr11954 genome encodes these proteins:
- a CDS encoding creatininase family protein has protein sequence MTHPVRLAELTTEEASAARGHARSCVLVPVGSVEPHGPHLPLATDTIISEEAAHRAAAVLRDEGIAAYVAPSVPYGVTDYARGFAGALSIPAPVLTAYLEAIARSVLDDGFSHVCFVNNHLEPAHDTAVRAALAALPEGSASVACPLTRRWARTLSEEFKRGDCHAGRYETSLILAADAGAVRASAAALPPVPISLADGIRAGKSSFAEMGIARAYTGTPHEATADEGNVLYEKLVAMIVGEVKDALNR, from the coding sequence ATGACGCATCCCGTTCGCCTCGCCGAGCTTACGACCGAGGAAGCCTCCGCCGCGCGAGGCCATGCGCGCAGCTGCGTGCTGGTGCCCGTGGGCAGCGTCGAGCCCCACGGCCCGCACCTGCCGCTCGCCACCGACACCATCATCAGCGAAGAGGCCGCGCACCGGGCGGCGGCGGTCCTGCGAGACGAAGGGATCGCCGCGTATGTGGCGCCCAGCGTCCCTTACGGGGTCACCGACTACGCGCGCGGCTTTGCCGGTGCGCTCTCCATCCCCGCCCCGGTGCTCACCGCCTACCTCGAGGCCATCGCGCGATCCGTCCTGGACGACGGCTTTTCGCACGTTTGCTTCGTGAACAACCACCTCGAGCCCGCCCACGACACAGCGGTGCGCGCCGCGCTGGCCGCGTTGCCCGAGGGGAGCGCCTCCGTGGCGTGCCCCCTCACGCGCCGCTGGGCGCGAACTTTGTCGGAGGAGTTCAAACGGGGCGATTGCCACGCCGGCCGGTACGAAACGTCGCTGATCTTGGCCGCCGACGCAGGGGCGGTGCGCGCTTCGGCGGCTGCGCTGCCGCCCGTGCCCATCAGCCTCGCCGACGGCATTCGCGCGGGAAAATCCTCGTTTGCCGAGATGGGGATCGCACGAGCCTACACGGGGACGCCGCACGAGGCGACGGCCGACGAGGGCAATGTCCTCTACGAAAAACTCGTCGCGATGATTGTAGGCGAGGTCAAAGACGCGCTTAATCGGTAG
- a CDS encoding AMP-binding protein: protein MGDAPAFPSVFNLADYYLFDRLAEGLGDKVALRFGERAYTYARVAERTHQMASLLMESDIRRGERVLIVLPDVPPFAWVFFGTLRAACVVAMANPDSPIEQIAYLVRYTRATAVVTVPKVAAGLFSGPADGADPGGGAGGALFPELRRVFVVPDAATGDDPETVAFATNPPPVPALPPILELAPALDRVEVRASFPLVARDEPAIWLFTSGSTGEPKANMHTHRDFAFNTEVYAKRTVGYQQGDVTVSVSRLYFGYATGTNLMFPFAVGATVGLFSERPTPESLVRAIGMYRPTIVTNVPTMLGKLLEHDAVLRKEGKPGLDLSSIRFSLSAGEALPEPLLTRWLERFHSDVYDGIGSAEMFHIYASNRPGDIKPGSLGKVVEGYELRILPEEAEGPGATPCEPGEIGVLWVKGDSVSLGYFLDRDKSFRTFHGHWCKTGDLFRVDEEGYLYFAGRADELLKVSGLWVSPIEVEECLMHHPAVALAAVIGVEEDGLTKTKAFIVVRDGVPASKELADQLQELAKGRLSKHKYPRIIEFVADVPKNDRGKVDRKALRAIEAARRAP, encoded by the coding sequence ATGGGTGATGCACCGGCGTTTCCCAGTGTGTTCAACTTGGCGGACTACTACCTGTTCGATCGCCTGGCCGAGGGCCTCGGCGACAAGGTGGCCCTTCGCTTCGGCGAGCGCGCGTACACGTATGCGCGCGTAGCCGAGCGCACCCACCAAATGGCGTCGCTCCTGATGGAGTCGGACATCCGGCGCGGCGAGCGCGTGCTCATCGTTTTGCCCGACGTTCCGCCCTTTGCGTGGGTCTTCTTCGGCACCTTGCGCGCCGCCTGCGTCGTCGCCATGGCGAACCCGGATTCGCCGATCGAGCAGATCGCGTACCTCGTCCGCTACACGCGGGCCACCGCGGTGGTCACCGTGCCGAAGGTCGCGGCGGGTCTCTTCTCGGGTCCCGCGGACGGGGCAGACCCGGGTGGGGGAGCCGGTGGCGCTCTTTTTCCCGAGCTGAGACGTGTGTTCGTGGTGCCTGATGCGGCGACGGGCGACGATCCCGAGACCGTGGCGTTCGCCACCAACCCGCCGCCGGTCCCGGCGCTGCCGCCGATCCTCGAGCTCGCGCCCGCCCTCGACCGCGTCGAGGTCCGCGCCTCGTTCCCCCTCGTGGCGCGCGACGAGCCCGCGATCTGGCTCTTCACGAGCGGATCGACGGGGGAGCCCAAGGCGAACATGCACACGCATCGGGATTTTGCGTTCAACACCGAGGTGTACGCCAAGAGAACGGTGGGCTACCAGCAGGGCGATGTCACGGTGAGCGTCTCGCGCCTCTATTTCGGCTACGCCACGGGGACGAACCTCATGTTCCCCTTTGCCGTGGGCGCGACGGTTGGCCTCTTCAGCGAGCGTCCCACCCCTGAAAGCTTGGTGCGCGCCATCGGCATGTACCGGCCGACCATCGTCACCAACGTTCCCACCATGCTCGGCAAATTGCTCGAGCACGACGCGGTGCTCCGCAAAGAGGGAAAACCCGGCCTCGACCTGTCGAGCATCCGCTTCTCCCTCTCGGCCGGCGAGGCGCTCCCCGAGCCCCTCCTGACCCGCTGGCTCGAGCGCTTCCACAGCGACGTCTACGACGGCATCGGCTCGGCGGAGATGTTCCACATCTATGCCTCGAATCGCCCGGGCGACATCAAGCCCGGATCGCTCGGCAAGGTCGTGGAAGGCTACGAGCTCCGCATCTTGCCGGAGGAGGCCGAGGGCCCCGGCGCCACCCCCTGCGAGCCCGGTGAAATCGGCGTGCTCTGGGTGAAGGGCGACAGCGTCTCGCTCGGGTACTTCCTCGACCGCGACAAAAGCTTTCGCACCTTTCATGGCCATTGGTGCAAGACCGGCGATCTCTTTCGGGTCGACGAAGAGGGCTACCTGTACTTCGCCGGCCGCGCCGACGAGCTCCTCAAGGTGAGCGGCCTCTGGGTCTCGCCCATCGAGGTGGAGGAGTGTCTGATGCACCACCCCGCCGTGGCCTTGGCCGCCGTCATCGGGGTGGAGGAGGACGGGCTCACCAAGACGAAGGCGTTCATCGTGGTGCGCGACGGCGTTCCCGCGTCGAAGGAGCTCGCCGACCAGCTTCAGGAGCTGGCCAAAGGCCGCCTCTCCAAGCACAAATACCCGCGCATCATCGAGTTCGTCGCCGACGTCCCCAAGAACGACCGCGGCAAAGTCGACCGCAAAGCGCTCCGCGCCATCGAGGCCGCCCGCAGAGCCCCATGA
- a CDS encoding NADH:flavin oxidoreductase, producing MSSVLFEPFPIRSMVLANRLVLPAMVTRLSGEDGIVNDDIKTRYVRFAKGEVGLIVVEAMAVHNAKSGPLLRIGTDEFMPGLSELARMCHDAGPSKIVPQIIHFLKISRSGWRQTVDMLSHADIDAIVDAYGLAAVRARECGFDGVELHMAHAYTLSSFLSRVNPRRDEYGGTLENRLRVPLRVLERVRSLVGADFPVGVRFLGEECIRNGYTVLDAGPIAIRLAGAGADYLSLSAGGKFEDARPIPGEPLYPYTGYSGDRCMPGNQYPDGANLYIAEAVRAAVRNAGLTTPVIAAGKIPTRELAERVIAHEKGDLVGMARALLADPDLPRKWREGREDTVVRCVYGNVCKALDENFRRVTCTLWPKALGRAPESRDVVPPVWAAAGPDLRAECNNGRVLLRWKAATDNEGVYGYQVMRAEGDGILQHHASVRGSSTRYEDARVLGGQVYRYAIRPYDLAGNHGPMSPTVRAVLS from the coding sequence ATGAGCTCGGTCCTGTTCGAGCCGTTCCCGATTCGCTCGATGGTCCTGGCGAATCGGCTGGTGCTCCCGGCCATGGTCACGCGCCTCTCGGGCGAAGACGGGATCGTCAACGACGACATCAAGACGCGCTACGTGCGCTTCGCCAAGGGCGAGGTGGGGCTCATCGTGGTGGAGGCCATGGCCGTTCACAACGCCAAGAGCGGCCCGTTGCTTCGCATCGGCACGGACGAGTTCATGCCGGGTCTGTCGGAGCTGGCGCGCATGTGCCACGACGCGGGGCCGAGCAAGATCGTGCCGCAGATCATCCATTTTCTGAAGATTTCGCGCTCCGGATGGCGGCAGACGGTAGACATGCTCTCGCACGCGGACATCGACGCCATCGTCGACGCCTACGGCTTGGCCGCGGTGCGGGCGCGCGAATGCGGCTTCGACGGGGTCGAGCTGCACATGGCGCACGCCTACACGCTCTCGTCGTTCCTCTCGCGCGTCAATCCGCGCCGCGACGAGTACGGCGGCACCCTGGAGAACCGTTTGCGCGTGCCGCTGCGCGTGCTCGAGCGGGTGCGGAGCCTGGTGGGCGCCGATTTTCCCGTGGGCGTGCGCTTCCTCGGCGAGGAGTGCATCCGCAACGGCTACACGGTGCTCGACGCGGGCCCCATCGCCATTCGCCTGGCGGGCGCGGGGGCGGACTACTTGTCGCTCTCGGCGGGCGGCAAATTCGAAGATGCGCGGCCCATCCCGGGCGAGCCGCTCTATCCGTACACCGGTTACTCCGGCGATCGATGCATGCCTGGCAATCAGTACCCGGACGGCGCAAACCTCTACATCGCCGAGGCGGTGCGCGCCGCCGTGCGCAACGCGGGGCTGACGACCCCGGTGATCGCCGCCGGCAAGATCCCGACGCGCGAGCTGGCCGAGCGCGTGATCGCGCACGAAAAAGGCGATCTCGTGGGCATGGCGCGCGCGCTGCTCGCCGATCCCGACCTTCCGCGCAAGTGGCGCGAGGGGCGCGAGGACACGGTGGTGCGCTGCGTCTATGGCAACGTGTGCAAGGCGCTCGACGAGAATTTCCGGCGCGTGACGTGCACCCTGTGGCCCAAGGCGCTGGGGCGCGCCCCCGAGAGCCGCGATGTGGTGCCGCCCGTGTGGGCGGCGGCGGGGCCCGATTTGCGTGCAGAATGCAACAATGGGCGGGTGCTCCTTCGCTGGAAGGCGGCGACCGACAACGAGGGCGTCTACGGCTACCAGGTGATGCGCGCCGAGGGCGATGGCATCTTGCAGCATCACGCCAGCGTGCGCGGCAGCTCCACCCGCTACGAGGATGCCCGGGTGCTCGGGGGCCAAGTCTATCGGTATGCGATTCGGCCTTACGATCTGGCCGGGAATCATGGTCCGATGAGCCCCACCGTGCGTGCGGTTCTTTCGTGA
- a CDS encoding acyl-CoA dehydrogenase: protein MKPSTFDLTPFFSPEHTALGQRCYADFVERDAPALHTPGEVIPYLGKTGYLAHLAPPAGRAVSVRSLCIVRESLGYRSPLADSIFAVQGLGSYPLVLTPGFAGRERILDDVVSGARVAAFALTEPEAGSDVASMRSTARKDDGGGWRLDGEKVFISNVGIARHYVVFANADPAGSKKGISAFLVDAGARGLELAQVPMSVDHPLGRLVMRDCRVPEGALIGEVGHGMRLALGTLGVFRTSVGAAAVGMASRALDETLAHVRTRRQFGQRLADFQLTQAALAEMATELDAARLLVIRAAWLKDETQGARAGDTAVAMAKMFATEAAQRIIDRAVQLHGGLGVVLGSVVERLYREIRALRIYEGTTEIQKLIIGSSLAKASEGS, encoded by the coding sequence GTGAAGCCATCCACCTTCGACCTGACGCCGTTCTTCTCGCCCGAGCACACGGCGCTCGGGCAGCGCTGCTACGCCGACTTCGTCGAGCGGGATGCACCCGCGCTGCACACCCCGGGCGAGGTCATTCCGTACCTGGGAAAAACGGGGTACCTGGCGCATCTGGCGCCGCCTGCCGGGCGCGCGGTGAGCGTGCGATCCTTGTGCATCGTGCGCGAGTCGCTGGGCTACCGCTCGCCGCTGGCGGACTCCATCTTCGCCGTGCAGGGCCTGGGCTCGTATCCGCTGGTGCTCACCCCGGGCTTCGCGGGGCGCGAGCGCATCCTCGACGATGTCGTGTCCGGGGCGAGGGTCGCGGCGTTTGCGCTCACCGAGCCGGAGGCGGGGAGCGATGTGGCGTCGATGCGGTCCACGGCGCGCAAAGACGACGGCGGCGGCTGGCGGCTCGATGGGGAGAAGGTGTTCATCTCCAACGTGGGCATCGCCCGGCACTACGTGGTGTTCGCCAACGCCGATCCCGCGGGGTCGAAGAAGGGCATCAGCGCCTTTTTGGTCGACGCCGGCGCGCGAGGCCTCGAGCTCGCGCAGGTCCCGATGAGCGTCGATCATCCGTTGGGGCGGCTGGTGATGCGCGACTGCCGGGTGCCGGAGGGCGCGCTGATCGGCGAGGTGGGGCATGGGATGCGCCTGGCGCTCGGCACCCTCGGCGTCTTCCGCACCTCGGTGGGGGCCGCGGCGGTGGGCATGGCGTCGCGCGCGCTCGATGAAACCTTGGCGCACGTGCGCACGCGCCGGCAGTTCGGGCAAAGGCTCGCCGATTTTCAGCTGACGCAAGCCGCGCTGGCCGAAATGGCCACGGAGCTCGACGCGGCCCGCCTGCTCGTGATCCGCGCGGCGTGGCTCAAGGACGAAACCCAAGGCGCGCGCGCGGGCGACACGGCGGTGGCCATGGCCAAGATGTTCGCGACCGAGGCCGCGCAGCGCATCATCGACCGCGCCGTGCAGCTCCACGGTGGCCTCGGCGTGGTGCTGGGCTCCGTCGTCGAGCGCCTCTACCGCGAGATCCGCGCCTTGCGCATTTACGAGGGCACCACGGAGATTCAGAAGCTCATCATCGGCTCGAGCCTCGCCAAGGCCAGCGAGGGGTCATGA
- a CDS encoding enoyl-CoA hydratase family protein — protein sequence MHAIAPETFHYALEDGVATLTLSRPDRLNSLTFDVYRELGDTLEVMNAHDEVRSVVLTGAGRAFCSGGDVEDIIGELFARDMQGLVAFTRATGRLIANIRKLRRPVIAAVNGVAVGAGAVIALACDVRICSEKAKFGFIFPQVGLCGADMGAAYLLPRVVGLGHASELLFTGDIIGAEHALRIGLANRVVPAEDCVAEARKLALRLASGPAFAHGMTKQMLESEHTMALDAAIEAEAQVQAICMQHPDFRTAFEAWQKKAPPTFAGASKPWQKS from the coding sequence ATGCACGCCATCGCACCCGAGACCTTCCATTACGCGCTCGAAGACGGCGTAGCCACCCTGACCCTGTCGCGTCCGGACCGACTCAACTCGCTCACCTTCGACGTGTACCGCGAGCTCGGCGACACGCTCGAGGTCATGAACGCGCACGACGAAGTTCGAAGCGTGGTGCTCACCGGCGCCGGCCGCGCCTTCTGCTCCGGCGGCGACGTGGAGGACATCATCGGAGAGCTCTTCGCGCGCGACATGCAAGGCCTGGTGGCCTTCACCCGCGCCACCGGGCGCCTCATCGCCAACATCCGCAAGCTGCGCCGGCCCGTGATCGCGGCCGTGAACGGGGTCGCCGTGGGCGCGGGCGCGGTGATCGCGCTCGCGTGCGACGTGCGCATCTGCAGCGAGAAGGCCAAGTTCGGCTTCATCTTTCCGCAGGTCGGCTTGTGCGGCGCCGACATGGGCGCGGCGTACCTGCTCCCGCGCGTGGTCGGCCTGGGGCACGCGAGCGAGCTGCTCTTCACGGGCGACATCATCGGCGCCGAGCACGCGCTGCGCATCGGCCTCGCCAACCGCGTGGTGCCGGCCGAAGACTGCGTGGCCGAGGCGCGAAAGCTGGCGCTGCGGCTCGCGTCCGGCCCTGCGTTCGCGCACGGCATGACGAAGCAGATGCTCGAGAGCGAGCACACCATGGCCCTCGACGCGGCCATCGAAGCCGAGGCGCAGGTGCAGGCCATCTGCATGCAGCACCCCGACTTCCGCACCGCCTTCGAGGCGTGGCAGAAGAAAGCGCCGCCCACCTTTGCGGGCGCCAGCAAGCCTTGGCAAAAAAGTTAG
- a CDS encoding MarR family transcriptional regulator, whose product MSTAAVSAPKLPPSHGLRTSKARLRSARDVSLWVRLLDCHNRMLVEIRRRLDGQITLPRFDLLANLEREDGQTLASLSRRLLVTAGNLTGLVDRAERDGVVVRRADPSDRRLSRVFLTRKGRELVSELVPMHAEHVGELLSALDPSERREMRRLLGKLRQSLATSSRAAERAESREPKNGSKD is encoded by the coding sequence ATGAGCACCGCCGCCGTCTCCGCCCCCAAGCTGCCCCCATCCCATGGCCTGCGCACCAGCAAAGCGAGGTTGCGGTCCGCGCGGGACGTGAGCCTTTGGGTGCGGCTCCTCGACTGCCACAATCGCATGCTCGTCGAGATCCGGCGGCGGCTCGATGGGCAGATCACCTTGCCGCGCTTCGATCTGCTCGCGAACCTCGAACGCGAAGACGGGCAGACCCTGGCCTCCCTCAGCCGCCGCTTGCTGGTCACCGCGGGGAACCTGACCGGCCTGGTCGATCGCGCCGAGCGCGATGGCGTGGTCGTGCGCCGCGCCGACCCGAGCGATCGCCGCCTCTCGCGCGTGTTCCTCACGCGCAAAGGGCGGGAGCTGGTCTCCGAGCTCGTCCCCATGCACGCCGAGCACGTGGGGGAGCTCCTCTCCGCGCTCGACCCGAGCGAGCGGCGCGAGATGCGCCGCCTCCTGGGGAAACTGCGCCAGTCGCTGGCCACCTCCTCCCGCGCCGCCGAGCGGGCCGAATCGCGCGAGCCCAAGAACGGCTCGAAGGATTAG
- a CDS encoding RidA family protein: protein MSEGRKVVTPTHFPKPRGYANGIVAEGKLLFVSGQIGWDSDAHIVSPDFAVQFLQALDNVIAVVREAGGGTEHIVKLLAFVTDLDAYRAARTAIGDGWRARMGNYYPAMSLVKVAGLLEPGALVEIEGIASLPR, encoded by the coding sequence ATGAGCGAAGGACGCAAAGTAGTTACGCCCACGCATTTTCCCAAGCCGCGTGGCTATGCGAACGGCATCGTCGCCGAAGGAAAGCTGCTCTTCGTCTCGGGCCAAATCGGCTGGGACTCCGACGCGCACATCGTGAGCCCCGACTTTGCCGTGCAGTTTCTGCAAGCCCTCGACAACGTGATCGCGGTGGTGCGCGAGGCCGGCGGCGGCACGGAGCACATCGTGAAGCTCCTGGCCTTCGTCACCGATCTGGATGCCTACCGCGCCGCGCGCACGGCCATCGGCGATGGCTGGCGCGCGCGCATGGGGAACTACTACCCGGCGATGAGCCTGGTGAAGGTGGCAGGCCTGCTCGAGCCGGGTGCGCTCGTCGAAATCGAAGGTATCGCCTCGCTTCCACGCTGA
- a CDS encoding threonylcarbamoyl-AMP synthase yields the protein MTDRKSQKPEVRVLDTAHPDPVDIAAAVRVLQDGGLVAFPTETVYGLGARGLDRSAVAKVFEAKGRPRSHPLILHVLGEDEARSLAVGWNERATRLAQAFWPGPLTLVVGRAEHVPAEVAGGGESIALRAPVHPIARALIARLGEPIAAPSANRYQTISPTTAAHVVKSLGAAVDLVLDGGACIGGIESTVIDVRGPRTRLLRPGGIDLPTLRAVVGAIDVATPSTADAAGDAPRPSPGMDARHYAPRGRVILATGMNEVERIAIAHRESGRDVAIVAYSAPTPATPPLRVHTLPHDPKGYERALFTTLHLCDDEGTHVIVVESPPHDDERWLAVHDRLRRAAST from the coding sequence GTGACCGATCGCAAATCGCAGAAGCCCGAGGTCCGGGTCCTCGATACGGCGCACCCCGATCCGGTGGATATCGCCGCGGCGGTGCGCGTCCTGCAGGACGGCGGTCTGGTGGCCTTCCCCACCGAGACGGTGTACGGCCTCGGCGCGCGCGGGCTCGATCGCAGCGCCGTCGCCAAGGTGTTCGAGGCCAAAGGCCGCCCGCGAAGCCACCCGCTCATTCTGCACGTGCTCGGCGAGGACGAGGCCCGCTCGCTCGCGGTCGGTTGGAACGAGCGCGCCACCCGGCTGGCGCAGGCCTTTTGGCCCGGGCCTCTGACCTTGGTCGTGGGGCGCGCCGAGCATGTTCCGGCAGAGGTGGCCGGCGGGGGCGAGAGCATCGCGCTGCGCGCGCCGGTGCACCCGATCGCGCGGGCGCTCATTGCTCGATTGGGCGAGCCCATCGCCGCCCCCAGCGCGAACCGCTACCAAACCATTTCGCCCACCACCGCCGCCCACGTGGTGAAATCCCTGGGCGCCGCGGTCGATCTGGTGCTCGACGGCGGCGCCTGCATCGGCGGCATCGAGTCCACGGTGATCGACGTGCGCGGCCCGCGCACGCGCTTGCTGCGCCCGGGCGGCATCGATCTCCCCACCCTGCGCGCCGTGGTCGGCGCCATCGACGTGGCGACGCCTTCGACGGCGGATGCCGCGGGCGACGCCCCCCGCCCCTCCCCCGGCATGGACGCGCGCCACTACGCGCCGCGCGGGCGCGTGATCCTCGCCACCGGGATGAACGAGGTGGAGCGCATCGCCATCGCGCATCGCGAGTCGGGCCGCGACGTGGCCATCGTCGCCTATTCGGCGCCTACCCCGGCGACTCCGCCGCTGCGCGTGCACACGCTCCCCCACGATCCCAAGGGCTACGAGCGCGCGCTCTTCACCACGCTCCACCTCTGCGACGACGAAGGCACCCACGTGATCGTCGTCGAATCCCCGCCGCACGACGATGAGCGCTGGCTGGCGGTGCACGACCGCCTCCGCCGCGCCGCTTCGACTTGA
- a CDS encoding ABC transporter permease produces MKLLLPITRPLGRALVPIRLALRAIRRNAMRATLTVLGILIGVAAVVIVTSLGAGARDAVSRQLDTLGSNLIFLFPRSTSASGARSRTVTGRLTEEDARAIVRESTSVARVSPTIATRVQVFNGDSSYSTQVMGVTSEWFAVHRWTFAAGAMWSDGDALLKAKVCILGQTVKTRLFGSQDPVGQVIRIGNYPYRITGVLDGKGDLFGGDQDDIVVTPLGGVRSRFARMAPGTVHSMTLTATSAETTDRAVEQITSVLRQRHRLHEGAEPDFEMHTQKEIQEVQQTIFTVLTVLLVAAAAISLLVGGIGIMNIMLVSVTERTREIGIRMAIGAREGDILLQFLVEAVVLSFLGGVAGAAVGAVCVAGIGHALGWSMSVSGVSLAISLIVSAVIGIAFGFFPARRAAKLDPIDALRHE; encoded by the coding sequence ATGAAGCTCCTGCTCCCCATCACGCGCCCGCTCGGCCGCGCCCTGGTCCCCATCCGCCTGGCCTTGCGCGCCATCCGCCGCAACGCCATGCGCGCGACCCTCACGGTGCTCGGCATCCTCATCGGCGTGGCGGCGGTGGTCATCGTCACGTCGCTGGGGGCGGGCGCGCGCGACGCCGTCTCGCGCCAGCTCGACACCTTGGGCTCGAACCTGATCTTCCTCTTCCCGCGCAGCACCTCGGCCTCGGGCGCGCGCAGCCGCACCGTCACGGGCCGGCTCACGGAGGAGGACGCGCGCGCCATCGTGCGCGAGTCGACCAGCGTGGCCCGCGTCTCGCCGACCATCGCCACGCGGGTGCAGGTCTTCAACGGCGACAGCAGCTACTCCACGCAGGTGATGGGCGTCACCTCGGAGTGGTTCGCGGTGCACCGCTGGACCTTCGCCGCCGGCGCCATGTGGAGCGACGGCGATGCGCTGCTCAAGGCCAAGGTGTGCATCCTCGGTCAGACCGTGAAGACGCGCCTCTTCGGGAGCCAAGATCCGGTGGGGCAGGTGATTCGCATCGGCAATTACCCTTACCGCATCACGGGGGTGCTCGATGGAAAGGGCGATCTCTTCGGCGGCGATCAAGACGACATCGTGGTGACCCCGCTCGGCGGGGTGCGTTCGCGCTTCGCCCGCATGGCGCCGGGCACCGTGCACTCGATGACCCTCACGGCGACGTCGGCCGAGACGACGGATCGCGCGGTCGAGCAGATCACCAGCGTGCTCCGCCAGCGCCACCGCCTCCACGAGGGCGCGGAGCCCGACTTCGAGATGCACACGCAAAAGGAGATTCAAGAGGTGCAGCAGACGATCTTCACGGTGCTCACCGTGCTGCTCGTCGCGGCGGCCGCGATCAGCCTCCTCGTGGGCGGCATCGGCATCATGAACATCATGCTGGTCAGCGTCACCGAGCGAACGCGCGAGATCGGCATCCGCATGGCCATCGGCGCGCGCGAGGGCGACATCTTGCTGCAGTTCCTGGTGGAGGCGGTGGTGCTCTCCTTCCTCGGGGGCGTCGCCGGCGCGGCGGTCGGCGCGGTGTGCGTCGCCGGCATCGGGCACGCGCTGGGTTGGTCCATGAGCGTGAGCGGCGTGTCGCTGGCGATCAGCCTCATCGTGAGCGCCGTCATCGGCATCGCGTTTGGCTTCTTCCCCGCCCGCCGCGCGGCCAAGCTGGATCCGATCGACGCGCTCCGCCACGAGTGA
- a CDS encoding ABC transporter permease → MNRMFLNAFRLALSALARNKTRSALTVLGILIGVSAVVTVTALATAASEKVGGQLDSFASNAIFISARPSQHAGQRRTNTRLTDTDIRAIDREAVSVNGVAPFSGTIAQVVYADQNVATQIVGTTLPYFKVRKFTVERGQLWTDSDELLKTKVCLVGRTVANKLFRGEDPVGRIIRIGRAPYRVIGLLAPKGNSPFGDDQDDRIIMPVGSYRSRVSFTYGGKVDTIIASATSEETTDRAIRQITDILRQRHRLPQLAEDDFRIGSQDEFRRTEGAIAAVLSALLLGVAGVSLIVGGVGVMNIMLVSVSERTREIGIRMSIGAREGDILTQFLVEAVVLSSIGGVAGIALGMLAAFGLGFALDWRVVPSGIALTVALLTSSTIGIVFGYLPARRAAKMDPIDALRTE, encoded by the coding sequence ATGAACCGCATGTTCCTCAACGCCTTTCGCCTCGCGCTGAGCGCCCTCGCGCGCAACAAGACGCGCTCGGCGCTCACGGTGCTCGGCATCCTCATCGGCGTCTCCGCGGTGGTCACGGTGACCGCGCTGGCCACGGCCGCCAGCGAAAAGGTGGGCGGCCAGCTCGACAGCTTCGCGAGCAACGCCATCTTCATCAGCGCGCGCCCCTCGCAGCACGCGGGCCAGCGCCGCACGAACACGCGCCTCACCGACACCGATATCCGCGCCATCGACCGCGAGGCGGTGAGCGTCAACGGCGTGGCCCCGTTCAGCGGCACCATCGCGCAGGTGGTGTACGCCGATCAAAACGTGGCCACGCAGATCGTGGGCACCACCCTGCCGTACTTCAAGGTCCGAAAATTCACGGTGGAGCGCGGCCAGCTGTGGACGGACTCGGACGAGCTCCTCAAGACCAAGGTGTGCCTCGTCGGTCGCACGGTCGCGAACAAGCTCTTTCGCGGCGAGGATCCCGTGGGCCGCATCATCCGCATCGGCCGCGCGCCGTATCGGGTCATCGGGCTCTTGGCGCCCAAGGGCAACTCGCCCTTTGGCGATGACCAAGACGATCGCATCATCATGCCGGTCGGCAGCTACCGATCGCGCGTGTCGTTCACGTACGGCGGCAAGGTGGACACCATCATCGCCAGCGCCACCTCGGAGGAGACCACCGATCGCGCGATCCGGCAGATCACGGACATCCTCCGTCAGCGGCACCGCCTCCCGCAGCTGGCGGAGGATGACTTCCGCATCGGCTCGCAGGACGAGTTCCGTCGCACGGAGGGCGCCATCGCCGCGGTGCTCTCGGCGCTCCTCTTGGGGGTGGCGGGGGTGAGCCTCATCGTGGGCGGGGTGGGGGTGATGAACATCATGCTGGTGAGCGTCTCCGAGCGAACGCGCGAGATTGGGATTCGCATGTCCATCGGCGCGCGCGAGGGCGACATCCTCACGCAATTTCTGGTGGAGGCGGTGGTGCTCAGCTCCATCGGCGGCGTGGCGGGCATCGCGCTCGGCATGCTGGCGGCGTTCGGCTTGGGGTTCGCGCTGGACTGGCGGGTGGTCCCCAGCGGGATCGCGCTCACGGTGGCGCTGCTCACCAGCTCCACCATCGGCATCGTCTTCGGATATCTGCCCGCGCGGAGGGCGGCGAAGATGGATCCCATCGACGCGCTGCGGACGGAATGA